From a region of the Corallococcus macrosporus genome:
- a CDS encoding SAM-dependent methyltransferase: MLGTASDMGKPYRPKDHYFQKAKQEGLRARSAFKVDEILKRFPSSVKKGAAVLDLGAAPGGFLQILADAVGMHGRVIGVDIVAIRPFSQKWVTTAVLDVLADDFDAKLAAMYDGPYDAVISDMAPKTSGIKGTDEARSLRLAGKALEVAATRGRPGGTFVAKVFMGGDFEAFRDEVRKYFEEVKIVRPEATRGASMEVYVVGLRRRAPAPAAT, translated from the coding sequence ATGCTAGGGACGGCTTCTGACATGGGCAAGCCCTACCGTCCTAAAGACCACTATTTCCAGAAAGCCAAGCAAGAGGGATTGCGGGCGCGCTCGGCCTTCAAGGTCGACGAGATCCTCAAGCGCTTTCCTTCGTCCGTGAAGAAGGGCGCGGCGGTGCTGGACCTGGGCGCGGCGCCGGGCGGCTTCCTCCAGATTCTGGCGGACGCGGTGGGGATGCACGGGCGCGTCATCGGCGTGGACATCGTCGCCATCCGGCCGTTCTCCCAGAAGTGGGTGACGACGGCGGTGCTGGACGTGCTCGCGGACGACTTCGACGCGAAGCTGGCCGCGATGTACGACGGCCCCTACGACGCGGTCATCTCCGACATGGCGCCCAAGACGTCCGGCATCAAGGGCACGGACGAGGCGCGCAGCCTGCGGCTCGCGGGCAAGGCGCTGGAGGTGGCCGCCACGCGCGGCAGGCCCGGGGGCACGTTCGTGGCCAAGGTCTTCATGGGCGGCGACTTCGAGGCCTTCCGTGACGAGGTGCGCAAGTACTTCGAGGAAGTGAAGATCGTCCGGCCGGAGGCCACGCGCGGCGCCAGCATGGAGGTCTACGTGGTGGGGCTGCGCCGCCGGGCCCCGGCCCCCGCGGCGACCTGA